Proteins co-encoded in one Arachis hypogaea cultivar Tifrunner chromosome 13, arahy.Tifrunner.gnm2.J5K5, whole genome shotgun sequence genomic window:
- the LOC140177737 gene encoding uncharacterized protein: MKSLGCVKDVQRLAGRLTVLSRFLGASAANALPFFNLMRKGIVFEWTPACEEAFNHFKKILATPPVLGKPVVGELLYLYLAITEEALAAVLVREEGKVQQPIYFVSKALQGAELRYSKLEKLALALLTSSRRLRQYFQGHQVVVRTDQGIRQVLQKPDLAGRMMTWAIELSQYDLRYEPRHAIKAQAMADFLVAVTRDPTEDSDTRWKLYVDGASNQTSGEYEALLGGLILAQEVGATRLEVCSDSQIVTSQINGSYQARDSLLQKYLERVKELSKQFEEVTVQHVSGERNTRADLLSKLASTKPGTGNRSLIQGITKEPAVVLHLTKISPSWMDSITDFLQNGKLPGGEKEAKALRREAAKYTVIQGQLFKKGLRQPLLKCLHPDQTDYVLREVYEGCCGHHIGGKALARKLI; encoded by the exons ATGAAGAGCCTGGGCTGCGTCAAAGACGTCCAGAGACTGGCGGGAAGGCTCACCGTGCTATCTCGCTTCCTTGGGGCGTCGGCAGCAAATGCCCTACCTTTCTTCAACctaatgagaaagggaatagtATTTGAATGGACCCCGGCATGCGAAGAAGCGTTCAACCATTTCAAAAAGATCCTTGCAACACCACCTGTGCTCGGTAAACCCGTGGTCGGAGAACTGCTCTACCTATACCTAGCTATAACGGAGGAAGCGCTGGCGGCAGTCTTGGTGCGGGAAGAAGGGAAAGTTCAACAACCAATTTACTTTGTGAGTAAAGCACTGCAAGGAGCAGAACTTAGGTACAGcaagttggagaaactggcacTAGCACTCCTAACCTCTTCCCGCAGACTACGGCAATACTTCCAAGGTCACCAAGTGGTCGTAAGAACGGACCAGGGAATTCGTCAAGTGCTCCAGAAACCCGACCTAGCGggaaggatgatgacctgggccatcgagctaTCCCAATACGATTTAAGATATGAGCCTCGACATGCAATTAAGGCGCAAGCAATGGCAGACTTCCTGGTGGCAGTAACTAGAGACCCAACCGAGGACTCggacacacggtggaagctctatgtagacggagcctccaaccagacgtCCGGAG aatatgaagcccttcTAGGCGGCTTGATCTTAGCCCAGGAAGTCGGGGCTACGAGGCTAGAAGTATGTAGCGACTCACAGATCGTCACGTCGCAaataaatggaagctaccaagccagagaTTCGCTGTTGCAGAAGTACTTGGAGAGGGTCAAAGAATTGAGCAAACAGTTTGAGGAGGTCACGGTCCAACACGTTTCGGGAGagaggaacacacgggcagatctCCTATCCAAGCTAGCGAGCACGAAACCTGGAACTGGCAACCGATCCCTCATTCAAGGCATCACGAAAGAACCAGCAGTTGTCCTCCACCTGACCAAGATAAGCCCCTCCTGGATGGACTCCATCACCGATTTCTTGCAAAACGGCAAACTCCCTGGAGGTGAGAAGGAAGCTAAAGCGTTGAGAAGGGAGGCTGCCAAATACACGGTCATACAAGGCCAACTGTTCAAAAAGGGACTTAGACAACCCTTGCTGAAGTGCCtacaccccgaccagacggactacgtgCTCAGAGAAGTCTACGAGGGGTGCTGTGgtcaccacatcgggggcaaagccctagcgagAAAGCTCATCTGA